One segment of Setaria viridis chromosome 4, Setaria_viridis_v4.0, whole genome shotgun sequence DNA contains the following:
- the LOC117852188 gene encoding haloacid dehalogenase-like hydrolase domain-containing protein Sgpp, whose translation MADGNPTLGSLATTVPVQAVLFDIDGTLCDSDPLHHVAFQELLLEIGYNNGVPIDDEFFIKNIAGRSDVEAAQNLFPDWDLEKGLKFLEDKEAKYRSLAKERLEPVKGLGKVVQWVKDHGYKRAAVTNAPRINAELMISLLGLSDFFQAIIVGDECEQPKPAPYPYLKAIKELQVSAEHTFIFEDSPSGIRAGVAAGMPVVAVATRNPEKSLLEAGASLLIKDYEDPKLWAALEEIDREEAKLKKAGA comes from the exons atGGCCGACGGCAATCCCACTCTCGG CTCTCTTGCAACTACTGTTCCAGTTCAGGCCGTTCTGTTCGACATTGATGGAACCCTCTGCGACTCTGACCCTCTCCATCATGTGGCTTTCCAGGAGCTGCTTCTTGAG ATTGGGTACAACAACGGTGTGCCGATAGATGACGAGTTCTTCATAAAAAATATTGCTGGAAGGAGTGATGTTGAGGCTGCCCAGAATCTGTTCCCAGACTGGGACCTTGAGAAGGGCCTCAAATTCCTAGAGGACAAGGAAGCTAAATACAGAAG TTTGGCAAAAGAGCGCTTGGAACCTGTGAAAGGCCTTGGGAAAGTGGTCCAATGGGTCAAAGATCATGGCTACAAACGTGCGGCGGTAACCAACGCCCCTAGGATTAACGCAGAGCTCATGATCTCCCTTCTTGGCCTCTCAGACTTCTTCCAGGCCATTATTGTTGGAGATGAATGCGAGCAACCAAAGCCTGCCCCATACCCATACCTGAAGGCCATCAAGGAGCTTCAGGTGTCTGCTGAACACACCTTCATCTTTGAG GATTCTCCTTCTGGCATCCGTGCTGGTGTTGCAGCAGGAATGCCTGTTGTCGCCGTGGCGACGAGGAACCCTGAGAAATCCCTTCTGGAAGCAGGAGCCAGCTTGCTGATCAAGGACTATGAGGACCCCAAGCTCTGGGCTGCACTTGAAGAGATTGACAGAGAGGAAGCGAAGCTAAAGAAGGCTGGCGCATGA